ATTTTAAAATCGACTTCATCTCGTCCATACATTCGATTTAGTACAACGTAGTCAACAAATAATTCTTTCATATACTCAAGGTTTCCGAAGCCGTAAAATTTCCCGTTTAAATAGCACTTATACAACGTACTCATTTGTTCATCTCCTTCGTACTATGCAATAACATTTTTAATTTCAGATACTTGATCGTCCGTTAATTTAGAAGTTGAGACAGAACCACCATCTTCAAAAACGGATAAATGAAAATCCCCATCATGTTTATAAAGAACAACAAATTTACCTGTTTTAACTTCCACTTCAATGCATTTATCAAATACAATTAATTTATCCCCATCATAAAGATCACAATACCCTTCACTGAAAGCTAATGAAAGAATACAAAAAGTTTCTTCATCTCCGTATTTGTTGATTGTTTCGCTCGAAACCCCGACATCATTAAGTTTTTTATGATTTTCTTCATTGTTTTCTACAAGAAGATAACATTCATCTCCACCGTTTTCTTCAATCACTTCTAAGCTATTAAGAACATCTAAAATTCGTTTTTTTTCAGTGAAATTCATTTTGAATCTCCTCCATAAATAATTGATTTGTTACGCGTAATGTGTCAACTGAACAATTTTTAGCAAAGTCGAATTCACTTACTTTATTTCCTTTTTCAGAAATTACCGTTCTTCCATTTGTATACTTCCAATAAACTTCCTTATCTAAATTAAAGTAATCGCATAGTTCTCTAAAGATATATGAAGTTAGATTGAGATCTAATTTTCCTTTTATAGCATCTTCAATTATCTCGGGAGAGAATTTTGTTTCATTTGACAGTTGAGCAAATGATACATTTTGTTCTTTCATAAGTTCAGAAATAACAAATCTTAAATTACCTAGAGCTAGTAATTCTTCATTGTTGACAGTTATATTATTTTTCTTTAAATACTGATACACCATTACCTTATCACTCATTTTCATCACTTTAATTTTCCTCCTATCTATGTCGCAATATGAAGATAATGTGCAGCAATAATTGATTTTGCAATAAGATCATAAATTAGCTGTTCTCCTCTTGGTAAAGTGAGAGGATTTACAATTTCTTCTGTTAAAACTATTGCAAAATGTTCCGTTACCCGATCTTTATCCACGTACCTTTTATCTTTGGAAATATCTTTGGTTGTACCATTAATTAGAGGTTTGTATTCATCTAACTTGGCTAGGTTATTTAAAATGCTTGGTAGCCACTTGGCTTCTTCCGGAGTAATATACCGGCTGTCACTTCTAGGATATGTAATTAACGATCTATCATATAATGATTGTGCGTAAGATAAGACAGCTGCTGGGGACATACCGTATAATCGATTCGCTTCCATCTGAAGAGCCGAAAGGTTATAAAACTGCGGTGGAGGACTTCTTTTTTCCTCTTTTATAACTGAATAAACCTGTGCACTATTGTCTTTACAAAAGTCAGCCAGAGCTTGTGCTGCTTCCAATTCGAAAATATGATCTGCATCTTCTTTAAACCATTTACCAACAAGCTTGTTTTCACCAAATTGAAACTCAGCTTCACAATCCCAGTAAGGTTTACTAACAAAATTTTCAATTTCTTTTTCTCGTTGATAAATGATTCCCATCAATGCTGACTGTACTCGACCTGCTGAAAATGTTTTATTTATTCCTTTTTCTGAAAGCAGAATCGATAAAGTCCTTGTTACTGAAATTCCAACTAACCAATCTGCTCTCTGCCTGGAAATAGCTTCATAATAGTATCCTTTAAATTCACGATTATCTTTTAAATTTTGAAATGCTTTAATTACACTGTTTTTCGTAAGTGAAGAAGTCCAAAGGCGCTTAACTGGTTTTTTATTATTTAAAAAATACAGAATTTCGTCAATTAAAAGTTGACCTTCCCTGCCGGCATCGGCTGCATTTATTACAAAAGAAATTGTTGGATCTTTTAAAAACTTTTTAAAAGTTTGAAAGTATTTCCTTTATGATTCTATAATTTCAATTTGAATTGAGTTGGAATGATTGGGACTGTATCAAGTAACCATTTTTTGAGAGATTCATCATAATCTTCAGGAGCAAATAATTCTAAAAGATGTCCACAAGCACTTATAACCACCGCACCTTTTGGAAAAATTGAACAAGGTTCGATGGCTATGTGATCACCCTTATTATTATGTGGAAAAGGGGAAGCTAACTTTTTAGCTTGATCAGGTTTCTCAGCGCATATTAAACACCTTTCCATTAAAAGCGCCTCCCCAATTATTTTGAATAATTCTTGAATCTATTTTTTCGAGAGAAAAAAGGACGGTTAATATATAAATTTTTCCGTGGTTTTTGGCCTTCTGACTGATCCTTTGATATATACTCTTCTCGTATAACTTGTCTTTGAAACTCAATTTGTTTCATTAAAATTTCCTCCTAATAAAATTTTTTCAGCAGCAACATATAGAAGACAGTTTTTAATACGTTCTGAATCTATACTACTACTAATTCGAACCAACTCATCTGGGTTATCCAATTCTCTAATAGCCTGAATTAACTGTAACTCTGCTTCACTTACTTCAATAACCGTTTTTGTTATTTCATGAGGTACTCTTGTTTGTTCGCCAAATTTATAAATTTTCAATTATACTTACTCTCCTTAAGCTGCACTGCAATTTAGATGTTCAACACACATTTGAATTGCCCCTGATGCTCCAAATCCGTTATGAAATAACAGATCTTTTCCTTGCTTTTTGCACAATTCTTTTACGATATCCATGCTCACATGCCCACACGCGCCGAGTAGGACCACTACACAATCTGCTTTTTTTATTAGATTCCGA
The Bacillus methanolicus DNA segment above includes these coding regions:
- a CDS encoding DNA topoisomerase produces the protein MSFVINAADAGREGQLLIDEILYFLNNKKPVKRLWTSSLTKNSVIKAFQNLKDNREFKGYYYEAISRQRADWLVGISVTRTLSILLSEKGINKTFSAGRVQSALMGIIYQREKEIENFVSKPYWDCEAEFQFGENKLVGKWFKEDADHIFELEAAQALADFCKDNSAQVYSVIKEEKRSPPPQFYNLSALQMEANRLYGMSPAAVLSYAQSLYDRSLITYPRSDSRYITPEEAKWLPSILNNLAKLDEYKPLINGTTKDISKDKRYVDKDRVTEHFAIVLTEEIVNPLTLPRGEQLIYDLIAKSIIAAHYLHIAT
- a CDS encoding DUF2325 domain-containing protein, with product MKKTIAIIGGYQEGTYRKIGQKQGVDVIFHSGKTRNGGNKKEFRNLIKKADCVVVLLGACGHVSMDIVKELCKKQGKDLLFHNGFGASGAIQMCVEHLNCSAA